A region of the Clostridium estertheticum subsp. estertheticum genome:
TAGAATCTTGTCTAGTTTTAAACTATATAATGCTTCATAGGCAATATGAATGTGACCTATGTGAATTGGATCAAAAGTACCTCCAAAAATGGCCTTTTTCATTGTAACACCTTCTTTATATTATAATAGGACAATTTAACTAAAACAATAAAAAGTTTTCAACTTTGCATAGAAGAAAAAGCATGTAACATTACATGCTTTTATGGTAATTCTATTATAGGTTTTTTTATAGACCTTTTGTACAATACACATTTGCTACCAATGCTTTGAACTGCCTCAGCACCTATAGATTCGCAAATTATATCAGAAGCTTCTCTAGCAGTTAACCCACTATTGTTTAAAACCTTAATTTTAATAATTTCTCTAGATTCTAAGGCCTCTTCTATTTGCTTTAAAAAATTTTGTTCTATTCCAGCTTTTCCAAGCTGAAACAATGGTTGCAATTTATTGCCAAAAGTTCTTAAGTAACTTCTTTGCTTACTTGTAATCATAATATCCTCCTACATGCCTTCTTAAAAAATACTAATTATCTTTTATTCTAAATATTCAAATTCAAAGTTTTGTAATCTTACTAAATCACCGTCTTTAATTCCTTTTTCAACTAAAGTACCAAAAACTCCCTTATTCTTCAAAACTTTATGAAAATATTTAAGAGAATCA
Encoded here:
- a CDS encoding YhbY family RNA-binding protein → MITSKQRSYLRTFGNKLQPLFQLGKAGIEQNFLKQIEEALESREIIKIKVLNNSGLTAREASDIICESIGAEAVQSIGSKCVLYKRSIKKPIIELP